A section of the Pseudomonas prosekii genome encodes:
- a CDS encoding sensor domain-containing diguanylate cyclase, producing the protein MSLHAVRPKILGFISEDVSAWLVASLVLLAGGILTGLLAWGTLNLFHHQLRQRFQLLASERYSRIEERFEDQEQRLDGLRRFFANSGSVSRAEFDGYTEPLLHRTQAYSFAERVSREERPAFEREVRGQGFADFSIRELKASGELQLAGDRDEYVAVLYSQTLSRLGSPLGYDLLAQPLRRATLERAAQSGRMAVSQPMHLVSVEPAYARGVLLVAPVQREQNPVGSTQPFGYVMAVISMRQLLAEGLPDAGYDYLTVRILDLSTDDQHEVLYESSNTPAESSLFASRLLRMADHDYQVDIQPSEAFLQANHSSVTSLVVLGGLLSVLLSALLYVLVSQRQRALTLVEQRTEELRAREEELRGTHGQLRGVLNAATQVAIIATDLRGVISTFNAGAEQMLGYAAAEVVGHMTLESLHFPRELVARSAELSARYGKLIPTCQAMLVEGGEEGGHQAREWTLVRKDGSHLAVNMLATPVLDEQGLWVGHLAICIDITERKRVYEALAARDLLLKKLSAHVPGGIYQFKMEFDGRFSVIYASDGIREIYELDPDVLLLNAEAIFSRIHPQDSSRVRASIRASAQTVSPWREEYRVQLPQRGLRWVRGEATPEELPGGGVLWHGYISDISDLKRVEEELRALSVTDSLTGIHNRRYFQERLTTEMARVERGGGELSVIMLDIDHFKRINDQHGHAVGDRVLQAVCERIGHRLRRTDVFCRLGGEEFMVLCPDIDGEHAHVLALQLWQALRSSPIDGVGTVTASFGIASWRAGEGADSLLLRADSGVYAAKQAGRDRVEAQPG; encoded by the coding sequence ATGTCGTTGCACGCCGTGCGCCCCAAGATCCTGGGTTTTATCAGCGAAGATGTCTCGGCCTGGCTGGTCGCGTCGCTGGTATTGCTCGCTGGCGGGATTCTCACGGGATTGCTGGCGTGGGGCACGCTGAATCTGTTTCACCATCAATTGCGGCAACGCTTCCAACTGCTGGCCAGTGAGCGTTACAGCCGTATCGAAGAACGTTTCGAAGATCAGGAGCAGCGCCTCGACGGGCTGCGCCGGTTCTTTGCCAATTCCGGATCGGTGTCCCGCGCCGAATTCGACGGCTACACCGAACCCTTGTTGCATCGCACCCAAGCGTACTCGTTTGCCGAGCGCGTCAGCCGCGAAGAGCGCCCAGCGTTTGAGCGCGAAGTGCGTGGCCAGGGTTTTGCCGACTTTTCCATTCGTGAATTGAAGGCATCGGGCGAACTGCAACTGGCCGGCGACCGCGATGAATACGTGGCGGTGCTGTACAGCCAGACGCTGAGTCGGCTCGGTTCGCCGCTCGGCTACGATTTGCTCGCGCAACCCTTGCGCCGCGCGACCCTCGAACGCGCAGCCCAGTCGGGGCGCATGGCGGTGTCGCAACCGATGCATCTGGTCAGCGTTGAACCGGCCTATGCGCGCGGCGTGCTGCTGGTGGCGCCGGTGCAGCGTGAGCAAAACCCGGTCGGTTCGACTCAGCCATTCGGCTATGTGATGGCGGTGATCAGCATGCGCCAGTTGCTCGCCGAGGGGCTGCCGGACGCCGGTTATGACTATCTGACGGTGCGCATTCTCGACTTGTCGACCGACGATCAGCACGAGGTGTTGTACGAATCTTCGAACACCCCGGCCGAAAGCAGTTTGTTCGCCAGTCGTCTGCTGCGCATGGCCGATCACGATTACCAAGTGGATATTCAGCCCAGCGAGGCATTTTTGCAGGCGAATCATTCGTCGGTCACCAGCCTGGTGGTGCTTGGCGGTTTGCTCAGTGTGTTGCTCAGTGCGCTGCTGTACGTGTTGGTCAGTCAGCGGCAACGCGCGCTGACCCTGGTCGAGCAGCGCACCGAGGAACTTCGCGCCCGTGAGGAGGAATTGCGCGGCACGCATGGCCAGTTGCGCGGGGTGCTCAACGCGGCGACGCAAGTGGCGATCATCGCTACCGATCTGCGCGGCGTCATCAGCACCTTCAATGCCGGCGCCGAGCAGATGCTCGGTTATGCAGCGGCCGAAGTGGTCGGGCACATGACCCTGGAGAGCCTGCACTTTCCCCGTGAGCTGGTCGCGCGTTCGGCGGAATTGAGCGCGCGTTACGGCAAGCTGATTCCGACCTGCCAGGCGATGCTGGTCGAGGGCGGCGAGGAGGGCGGTCATCAGGCGCGCGAATGGACGCTGGTGCGCAAGGATGGCAGTCATCTGGCGGTAAACATGCTGGCGACGCCGGTGCTGGACGAGCAGGGGCTGTGGGTCGGGCACTTGGCGATCTGCATCGACATCACCGAGCGCAAGCGTGTCTACGAAGCCTTGGCGGCGCGAGATCTGCTGCTGAAGAAACTCAGCGCGCATGTGCCGGGCGGCATCTATCAATTCAAAATGGAGTTCGACGGGCGCTTCAGCGTGATTTATGCGAGTGATGGCATCCGCGAGATCTATGAGCTCGATCCGGATGTGTTGCTGTTGAATGCCGAGGCGATTTTCTCGCGGATTCATCCGCAGGACTCAAGCCGCGTGCGCGCGTCGATCCGCGCCTCGGCGCAAACCGTCAGTCCGTGGCGCGAGGAATATCGCGTGCAACTGCCGCAGCGTGGTTTGCGCTGGGTGCGCGGCGAGGCCACCCCGGAAGAATTGCCCGGCGGCGGCGTGCTGTGGCATGGCTATATTTCCGACATTTCCGATCTGAAGCGGGTGGAAGAAGAATTGCGCGCGCTGTCGGTCACCGATTCGCTGACCGGCATTCACAATCGGCGCTATTTCCAGGAACGCCTGACCACCGAAATGGCCCGGGTCGAGCGCGGCGGCGGCGAGTTGTCGGTGATCATGCTCGATATTGACCATTTCAAACGCATCAACGACCAGCATGGCCACGCCGTCGGCGACCGAGTGTTGCAAGCGGTCTGCGAACGCATCGGCCATCGCCTGCGCCGCACTGATGTGTTCTGCCGTTTGGGCGGCGAAGAGTTCATGGTGCTGTGCCCGGACATCGACGGCGAACACGCGCATGTGCTGGCATTGCAGCTGTGGCAGGCGTTGCGCAGCTCGCCGATTGACGGCGTCGGCACCGTCACCGCGAGTTTCGGCATCGCCAGTTGGCGCGCCGGCGAAGGCGCCGATTCATTGCTGCTGCGCGCCGATTCCGGGGTATACGCCGCAAAACAAGCGGGCCGCGACCGGGTAGAAGCACAGCCAGGCTGA
- the rlmKL gene encoding bifunctional 23S rRNA (guanine(2069)-N(7))-methyltransferase RlmK/23S rRNA (guanine(2445)-N(2))-methyltransferase RlmL: MSDQFEIFLTCPKGLEGLLIEEAVGLGLEEAREHTSAVRGLATMETAYRLCLWSRLANRVLLVLKRFQMKDAEDLYHGVLDIEWQDHMLNDGTLAVEFSGHGSGIDNTHFGALKVKDAIVDKLRTPQGDRPSIDKLNPDLRIHLRLDRGEAILSLDLSGHSLHQRGYRLQQGAAPLKENLAAAILIRSGWPRIAAEGGALADPMCGVGTFLVEAAMIAADMAPNLRREQWGFTAWLGHVPALWKKLHEEATERCAAGLAKPPLWIRGYEADPRLIQPGRNNVERAGLSEWIKIYQGEVGTFEPRPDQNQKGLVICNPPYGERLGDEASLLYLYQNLGERLRQACLNWEAAVFTGAPDLGKRMGIRSHKQYSFWNGALPCKLLLIKVTPDQFVTGERRTPEQRQVEREQAEVEVADNDVAPGKYEKYNKNGNPIKPAPVVIEQPRLSEGGQMFANRLQKNLKALGKWVKREGIDCYRVYDADMPEYSMAIDLYQDWVHVQEYAAPKSIDPEKASARMFDALAAIPQALNIDKSRVVVKRRERQSGTKQYERQAAQGKFVEVNEGGVKLLVNLTDYLDTGLFLDHRPMRMRIQKEAAGKRFLNLYCYTATASVHAAKGGARSTTSVDLSKTYLDWARRNLSLNGFSDKNRLEQSDVMVWLDACREEFDLIFIDPPTFSNSKRMEGIFDVQRDQVQLIDLAMARLAPGGVLYFSNNFRKFVLEENLTQRYAVEEITPQTVDPDFARNGKIHRAWKITAR; this comes from the coding sequence ATGTCCGATCAATTCGAAATCTTCCTCACTTGCCCTAAAGGCCTCGAAGGCCTGCTCATCGAGGAAGCCGTCGGGCTTGGCCTTGAAGAAGCGCGCGAACACACCTCGGCCGTGCGCGGCTTGGCCACCATGGAAACCGCATATCGTCTGTGCCTGTGGTCGCGTCTGGCGAACCGGGTGCTGCTGGTGCTCAAGCGTTTCCAGATGAAGGACGCCGAAGACCTCTACCACGGCGTGCTCGACATCGAGTGGCAAGACCACATGCTCAACGACGGCACCCTGGCCGTTGAATTCAGCGGCCACGGTTCGGGCATCGACAACACGCACTTCGGCGCGCTGAAAGTCAAAGACGCCATCGTCGACAAACTGCGCACCCCGCAAGGCGACCGTCCGTCCATCGACAAGCTCAACCCGGACCTGCGCATTCACCTGCGTCTGGACCGTGGCGAAGCGATTCTCTCGCTCGACCTCTCCGGCCACAGCCTGCACCAGCGCGGCTATCGCTTGCAGCAGGGCGCGGCACCGTTGAAAGAAAACCTCGCCGCAGCGATTTTGATCCGCTCCGGCTGGCCACGCATTGCCGCCGAGGGTGGCGCGCTTGCTGACCCGATGTGCGGTGTCGGTACGTTCCTCGTCGAAGCCGCAATGATCGCCGCCGATATGGCGCCGAACCTGCGCCGCGAGCAATGGGGTTTCACCGCTTGGCTGGGTCATGTCCCGGCGCTGTGGAAGAAGCTTCACGAAGAAGCCACCGAGCGTTGCGCAGCAGGTCTGGCCAAGCCACCGCTGTGGATTCGCGGTTATGAAGCGGATCCGCGCCTGATTCAACCGGGCCGCAACAACGTCGAGCGCGCCGGCCTCAGCGAATGGATCAAGATTTATCAGGGCGAAGTCGGCACTTTCGAGCCGCGCCCGGACCAGAACCAGAAAGGCCTGGTGATCTGCAACCCGCCGTACGGCGAACGTCTGGGTGACGAGGCGAGCTTGCTCTATCTCTACCAGAACCTCGGCGAACGTCTGCGTCAGGCTTGCCTGAACTGGGAAGCCGCGGTGTTCACCGGTGCTCCGGACCTCGGCAAGCGCATGGGCATTCGCAGCCACAAACAGTATTCGTTCTGGAACGGCGCGTTGCCGTGCAAATTGCTCCTGATCAAGGTCACGCCGGACCAGTTCGTCACCGGCGAGCGCCGCACCCCGGAGCAACGTCAGGTCGAGCGCGAGCAGGCTGAAGTCGAAGTCGCCGACAACGATGTGGCGCCGGGCAAGTACGAGAAGTACAACAAGAACGGCAACCCGATCAAACCGGCTCCGGTGGTGATCGAGCAACCGCGCTTGAGCGAAGGCGGGCAGATGTTTGCCAACCGCTTGCAGAAAAATCTCAAGGCCTTGGGCAAGTGGGTCAAGCGCGAAGGCATCGATTGCTACCGCGTCTACGATGCCGACATGCCGGAGTATTCGATGGCCATCGACCTGTATCAGGATTGGGTCCACGTCCAGGAATACGCCGCGCCGAAGTCCATCGACCCGGAAAAAGCCTCGGCGCGCATGTTCGATGCCCTGGCGGCGATTCCGCAGGCCTTGAACATCGACAAGAGCCGCGTGGTGGTCAAGCGTCGCGAGCGTCAGAGCGGCACCAAGCAATACGAACGTCAGGCTGCGCAGGGCAAGTTCGTCGAGGTCAACGAAGGTGGCGTGAAGCTGCTGGTCAACCTCACCGACTACCTCGACACCGGGCTGTTCCTCGACCACCGGCCAATGCGCATGCGCATCCAGAAAGAGGCGGCTGGCAAGCGCTTCCTCAATCTGTATTGCTACACGGCGACCGCCAGCGTGCACGCAGCCAAGGGCGGCGCGCGCAGCACCACCAGCGTCGATCTGTCGAAAACCTACCTCGATTGGGCACGGCGCAACCTGTCGTTGAACGGTTTCTCCGACAAGAACCGTCTGGAGCAGAGCGACGTGATGGTCTGGCTGGACGCCTGCCGTGAGGAGTTCGACCTGATCTTCATCGATCCGCCGACCTTCTCCAATTCCAAGCGCATGGAAGGCATCTTCGACGTGCAGCGCGATCAGGTGCAACTGATCGACCTGGCCATGGCGCGTCTGGCGCCGGGCGGCGTGTTGTACTTCTCCAACAACTTCCGCAAGTTCGTGCTGGAGGAGAATCTGACCCAGCGTTACGCGGTCGAGGAAATCACCCCGCAGACCGTCGATCCGGACTTTGCCCGTAACGGCAAGATCCACCGCGCCTGGAAAATCACGGCCCGCTGA
- the rmf gene encoding ribosome modulation factor, whose amino-acid sequence MRRLKRDPLERAFLRGYQYGVGGKSRELCPFTLPSVRQAWINGWREGRGDNWDGMTGTAGIHRLNELHAVG is encoded by the coding sequence ATGAGAAGACTTAAGCGTGATCCGTTGGAAAGAGCATTTTTGCGCGGATATCAATATGGCGTTGGTGGCAAATCCCGTGAGCTTTGCCCATTTACTCTACCGTCGGTACGCCAAGCCTGGATTAACGGCTGGCGAGAAGGACGCGGCGACAACTGGGACGGTATGACCGGCACTGCGGGAATCCACAGACTCAACGAACTTCACGCCGTTGGCTAA
- a CDS encoding quinone-dependent dihydroorotate dehydrogenase: MYTLARQLLFKLSPETSHDLSLDLIGAGGRLGLNGLLCKAPANVPVKVMGLDFPNPVGLAAGLDKNGAAIDGFAQLGFGFVEIGTITPRPQPGNPKPRIFRLPQAEAIINRMGFNNLGVDHLLARVAAAKYKGVLGINIGKNFDTPVERAVEDYLICLDKVYAHASYVTVNVSSPNTPGLRSLQFGDSLKQLLADLAQRRAELALRHGKHVPLAIKIAPDMTDEETAQVAQALIETGMDAVIATNTTLSRVGVEGLEHGEEAGGLSGAPVREKSTNTVKVLAGELAGRLPIIAVGGITEGKHAAEKIAAGASLVQIYSGFIYKGPALIRESVDAIAAIR; this comes from the coding sequence ATGTACACCCTGGCCCGTCAGCTGTTGTTCAAACTTTCCCCGGAAACCTCCCACGATCTGTCTCTGGACCTGATCGGCGCGGGCGGGCGTTTGGGCCTCAACGGCTTGCTGTGCAAGGCCCCGGCAAACGTGCCGGTGAAGGTCATGGGCCTTGATTTCCCCAACCCGGTGGGTCTGGCGGCCGGTCTGGACAAGAACGGCGCGGCCATCGATGGTTTTGCCCAGTTGGGTTTTGGTTTCGTCGAAATCGGCACGATCACCCCGCGTCCGCAGCCGGGCAATCCGAAACCACGGATTTTCCGTTTGCCGCAAGCCGAGGCGATCATCAACCGCATGGGCTTCAACAACCTCGGCGTCGATCACTTGCTAGCCCGCGTTGCGGCAGCCAAGTACAAAGGCGTGCTCGGGATCAATATCGGCAAAAACTTCGACACGCCGGTCGAGCGTGCGGTCGAGGATTACCTGATCTGCCTCGACAAGGTCTACGCGCATGCGAGTTACGTGACGGTCAACGTCAGTTCGCCGAACACCCCGGGCCTGCGCAGCCTGCAGTTCGGTGATTCGCTCAAGCAATTGCTCGCCGACCTCGCGCAACGTCGTGCCGAACTGGCGTTGCGCCACGGCAAACATGTGCCGCTGGCGATCAAGATTGCTCCGGACATGACCGATGAAGAGACCGCGCAAGTGGCCCAGGCGTTGATCGAAACCGGCATGGACGCGGTGATCGCCACCAACACCACGCTGAGCCGGGTTGGCGTCGAAGGGCTGGAGCATGGCGAAGAGGCGGGCGGCTTGTCCGGTGCGCCGGTTCGCGAGAAAAGCACCAATACGGTCAAGGTCTTGGCCGGTGAACTGGCCGGGCGTTTGCCGATTATTGCGGTGGGCGGGATTACCGAGGGCAAGCACGCGGCTGAGAAAATCGCTGCGGGCGCGAGTCTGGTGCAGATCTACTCCGGCTTCATCTACAAAGGTCCGGCGCTGATTCGCGAATCGGTCGATGCCATCGCTGCTATTCGCTGA
- a CDS encoding CmpA/NrtA family ABC transporter substrate-binding protein, which translates to MNQTTAGPLAWVNGSDAPEKSAINVGFMALSDCASVVVAATQGFAQPYGLTINLKRQSSWANLRDKLVSGELDAAHSLYGLIYAVHLGIGGVAPTDMAVLMGLNQNGQSINLSHGLQALGVTSPEALDRHVHQTRAKLTFAQTFPTGTHAMWLYYWLASQGIHPLHDVDSVVVPPPQMVAHLQAGRIDGFCVGEPWSASAVKQNLGFTMATTQTIWPDHPEKVLGCSRAFVEQYPNTARALVMAILEASRFIEQSTENRRSTAQLLSAPEYLDAPVDCIEPRLLGDYADGLGNRWQDPHAVRFHGGGAVNLPYLSDGMWFMTQFRRWGLLRDDPDYLGVARKVQQLDVYREAATALGIATPDEHMRSSQLNDGKVWDGSDPAGYARSFKLHAMSDSSPLLASR; encoded by the coding sequence ATGAATCAAACCACAGCGGGCCCGCTGGCCTGGGTCAATGGCAGCGATGCCCCGGAAAAGTCCGCGATCAACGTAGGATTCATGGCCCTGAGCGACTGCGCCTCGGTGGTGGTCGCCGCCACTCAGGGCTTCGCCCAACCGTATGGCTTGACCATCAACCTCAAGCGCCAATCGTCGTGGGCCAACCTGCGCGACAAACTGGTCAGCGGCGAACTCGACGCCGCGCACAGCCTTTATGGACTGATCTACGCCGTGCATCTGGGCATCGGCGGCGTAGCGCCGACCGACATGGCGGTGCTCATGGGCCTGAACCAGAATGGCCAGAGCATCAATCTGTCCCACGGTTTGCAGGCGCTCGGGGTGACCAGTCCTGAAGCACTCGACCGGCACGTGCACCAAACTCGCGCGAAACTGACCTTCGCTCAGACTTTTCCGACAGGCACTCACGCGATGTGGCTGTATTACTGGCTCGCGAGCCAGGGCATTCATCCCTTGCACGATGTCGACAGCGTGGTGGTGCCGCCGCCACAAATGGTCGCGCACTTGCAGGCTGGGCGGATCGACGGGTTTTGCGTCGGCGAACCGTGGAGCGCCAGCGCGGTGAAACAGAACCTCGGGTTCACCATGGCAACGACCCAGACCATCTGGCCCGATCACCCGGAAAAAGTCCTCGGTTGCAGCCGCGCCTTCGTCGAGCAATACCCCAACACTGCGCGGGCACTGGTAATGGCGATTCTCGAAGCGAGCCGTTTCATCGAACAAAGCACCGAGAATCGTCGCAGCACCGCGCAGCTGTTAAGTGCCCCCGAATACCTCGACGCGCCGGTGGATTGCATCGAGCCGCGGCTGCTCGGCGATTACGCCGATGGCTTGGGCAATCGCTGGCAAGACCCGCACGCCGTGCGTTTCCATGGCGGCGGCGCGGTGAATCTGCCGTATCTGTCGGACGGCATGTGGTTCATGACCCAGTTCCGCCGCTGGGGTTTGCTGCGCGACGACCCGGATTACCTCGGCGTGGCGCGCAAGGTCCAGCAACTGGATGTGTACCGTGAGGCCGCGACGGCGCTGGGCATCGCCACGCCGGACGAGCACATGCGCAGCAGTCAGTTGAACGACGGCAAGGTCTGGGACGGTTCGGACCCGGCCGGTTACGCGCGCAGCTTCAAACTGCACGCCATGAGCGACAGCTCGCCCCTTCTCGCCAGCCGCTGA
- a CDS encoding ANTAR domain-containing response regulator — protein MLRILLINDTAKKVGRLKAALTEAGFEVIDESGLTIDLPARVETVRPDVILIDTESPSRDVMEQVVLVSRDQPRPIVMFTDEHDPDVMRQAIKSGVSAYIVEGIHAQRLQPILDVAMARFESDQALRAQLHARDQQLAERKRIELAKGLLMKMKDCNEEAAYTLMRRQAMSRQQKLIQVAEQIIAMSELLG, from the coding sequence ATGTTGCGAATCCTCCTGATCAACGACACCGCAAAGAAAGTCGGGCGATTGAAAGCGGCGCTGACTGAGGCTGGTTTCGAGGTGATCGACGAATCGGGCCTGACCATCGACTTGCCCGCGCGCGTCGAAACGGTGCGCCCGGACGTGATTTTGATCGATACCGAGTCACCGAGCCGCGATGTCATGGAACAAGTGGTGCTGGTCAGCCGCGATCAGCCACGACCGATTGTGATGTTTACCGACGAGCACGACCCCGACGTGATGCGCCAGGCGATCAAATCGGGCGTCAGCGCCTATATCGTCGAAGGCATTCACGCGCAGCGTTTGCAGCCAATTCTCGATGTGGCGATGGCGCGATTTGAGAGCGATCAGGCGTTGCGCGCGCAGTTGCATGCGCGGGATCAGCAACTGGCCGAACGCAAGCGCATCGAGCTGGCCAAGGGGCTGCTGATGAAAATGAAGGACTGCAACGAGGAAGCGGCCTACACGCTGATGCGCCGCCAAGCGATGAGCCGCCAGCAGAAGCTGATTCAAGTCGCGGAAC